The Algoriphagus sp. TR-M9 genome has a window encoding:
- a CDS encoding Fic family protein: MKPPYDITPTILQFVSSISEKIGEANTLFLDKQSPQLRKRNKVKTIHSSLQIEGNTLSEEQITALIENKRIIGPQKDITEVINAIAVYENLNSYKSTSANSFLSAHETLMKGLIDQPGKYRSRGVGVVKGSEVAHLAPPAANVPGLMKDLFQYLNNDDELALIKSCVFHYEMEFIHPFIDGNGRMGRLWQTLILKDRYTVFEFLPFETLINKTQDEYYQALSASDKSGKSTIFIEYMLRIIDDSLANLLNTNGQTLTSEQRITHFISLGKAEFSRKDYMDVFKSISSATASRDLKKALELHLISAKGKGNQMRYFIY; this comes from the coding sequence ATGAAACCTCCATATGATATCACACCAACCATTCTGCAATTTGTCAGCTCGATCTCAGAGAAAATCGGTGAGGCAAATACACTGTTTTTAGACAAGCAATCACCTCAGCTTCGAAAGCGAAATAAGGTTAAAACCATCCACTCCTCTCTTCAGATCGAGGGAAACACACTATCGGAAGAACAGATAACTGCATTAATTGAAAATAAACGGATCATAGGGCCACAGAAAGATATTACTGAAGTGATCAATGCAATCGCCGTTTACGAAAATCTAAACTCTTACAAATCCACCTCTGCCAATTCATTCTTATCTGCTCATGAAACTCTGATGAAAGGATTGATTGATCAACCTGGCAAATATCGATCGCGTGGAGTTGGCGTAGTAAAAGGTTCAGAAGTAGCTCATTTAGCCCCGCCAGCGGCTAATGTCCCTGGGCTAATGAAGGACCTTTTCCAGTACCTGAACAATGATGACGAGCTTGCTTTGATCAAAAGCTGTGTCTTCCACTACGAAATGGAATTCATTCATCCTTTCATAGATGGAAATGGAAGGATGGGAAGACTTTGGCAAACTTTGATTCTAAAAGACCGATATACAGTATTTGAATTTTTACCGTTTGAAACGCTAATTAACAAAACTCAGGATGAATATTATCAGGCCTTGTCAGCAAGTGATAAATCTGGTAAATCCACGATTTTTATAGAGTACATGCTAAGAATTATTGATGATTCTCTAGCCAACCTACTTAACACTAATGGTCAAACTTTAACCTCAGAGCAGCGCATTACACACTTTATTTCCTTAGGGAAAGCTGAATTTAGCAGAAAAGATTACATGGATGTCTTCAAATCTATTTCTTCTGCAACTGCAAGTCGTGATTTAAAAAAAGCCCTGGAATTGCATTTAATTTCTGCTAAAGGGAAAGGGAATCAGATGAGGTATTTCATTTATTGA